A stretch of Acidimicrobiales bacterium DNA encodes these proteins:
- a CDS encoding SRPBCC domain-containing protein yields MMDTKDVRIDRTFDAPIEVIWSMWTEPEHFAQWYGPMGARIPNAEMDVQVGGRRHIAMEVDTPNGAMVMYFVGEYREVDPMTRLVYTESVADADGNALTAEQMGMPAGKPMETSIVVELEDLGDRTRMTMTHIGVPADSPGGQGWAMAIDKLEARVAEG; encoded by the coding sequence ATGGACACCAAAGACGTTCGCATCGACCGCACGTTCGACGCACCGATCGAAGTCATCTGGTCGATGTGGACCGAGCCCGAGCACTTCGCCCAGTGGTACGGCCCGATGGGCGCCAGGATCCCGAACGCCGAGATGGACGTTCAGGTCGGGGGCCGCCGCCACATCGCCATGGAGGTGGACACCCCGAACGGGGCGATGGTGATGTACTTCGTCGGGGAATACCGCGAGGTCGACCCCATGACCCGCCTCGTGTACACCGAGAGCGTGGCCGACGCCGACGGGAACGCGCTGACCGCAGAACAGATGGGCATGCCCGCAGGAAAGCCGATGGAGACCTCGATCGTGGTCGAGCTCGAAGATCTCGGCGACCGCACGAGGATGACCATGACCCACATCGGTGTCCCGGCCGACTCTCCCGGTGGCCAGGGTTGGGCGATGGCGATCGACAAGCTCGAAGCACGGGTGGCCGAAGGCTGA
- a CDS encoding FAD-dependent oxidoreductase, giving the protein MNAPAPVYRHLLSPIAIGTMELRNRIVMAPMGVEIVDSDGMANDAIAAYYEERARGGVGLIITEVTAIAYPRGANSIHQLGASDDAFVPALRRLTDRVHAHGAKIALQLVHHGKISRVDTMEGRPVPVPSLEQYKGSMSMANDLTLDEMMKMAKASGGKAPDYKEMDADDIARTTDDFASAAVRAQAAGFDGVEIHGAHGYLLSSFLSRAFNHRDDAYGGSVENRSRFLCEVIAETKQRCGADFPVWCRLDAREYRTPDGIEFEDTMVTARLAVEAGADAIHLSAYGDMTDGSAFTEGTLPHTEAKHAALSARLKKAVDVPVIGVGRIRPEVGDDMVAFGKADLIAMGRQMLADPETAKKLVEGREADIRPCINCYTCVARPFFDERVRCAVNPVLANEVELADVERSTAAVAKRVVIVGGGPAGMEAARVAALRGHHVTLFEASSQLGGALRFAALVYEPNLRLLRWLTRQMETLPIDVRVDTEATPDMVAALSPDAVIVATGAARLRSSVPGATQDFVVDGDDLRAMLTGSGDVAAAMKKLPRMGRLAATVGRRLGLLNDPERLAKLTEHYMPIGTRVAVIGGGLVGIELAEFLVDRGRTVTVLEEESVLATEMAHPRRWRVLTDLRDHGAELIGEATVTGIGDGVVHYMIGDDEDGAASSVDVDSVVIATGLVGDETVANRFRAAGIEPVVIGDCTGVGYLEGAMTDGFHAGHALG; this is encoded by the coding sequence ATGAACGCGCCGGCGCCCGTCTATCGCCATCTCCTGTCACCGATCGCGATCGGGACCATGGAGTTGCGCAACCGCATCGTGATGGCGCCGATGGGCGTGGAGATCGTCGACAGCGACGGCATGGCGAACGACGCGATCGCGGCCTACTACGAGGAGCGCGCCCGCGGTGGCGTCGGTCTCATCATCACCGAGGTGACGGCCATCGCGTATCCCCGCGGCGCCAACTCGATCCACCAGCTCGGGGCCTCCGACGACGCGTTCGTCCCCGCCCTGCGCCGGCTCACGGATCGGGTGCACGCGCACGGTGCGAAGATCGCCCTGCAGCTCGTCCACCACGGGAAGATCTCGCGGGTCGACACCATGGAGGGACGGCCGGTGCCCGTGCCGTCGCTCGAGCAGTACAAGGGCTCGATGTCCATGGCCAACGACCTCACGCTCGACGAGATGATGAAGATGGCCAAGGCGAGCGGCGGGAAGGCACCCGACTACAAGGAGATGGACGCGGACGACATCGCGCGGACCACCGACGATTTCGCGAGTGCGGCGGTGCGGGCGCAGGCCGCCGGGTTCGACGGCGTGGAGATCCACGGGGCGCACGGCTACCTGCTGTCGAGCTTCCTGTCGCGGGCGTTCAACCATCGCGACGATGCGTACGGCGGCTCGGTCGAGAACCGCTCCCGCTTCCTCTGCGAGGTCATCGCCGAGACCAAGCAGCGCTGCGGCGCCGACTTCCCGGTGTGGTGCCGCCTCGACGCACGGGAGTACCGCACCCCCGACGGCATCGAGTTCGAGGACACGATGGTCACCGCGCGGCTCGCGGTGGAGGCGGGCGCGGATGCGATCCATCTGAGTGCCTACGGCGACATGACCGACGGGTCCGCGTTCACCGAGGGGACGCTGCCCCACACCGAGGCGAAGCACGCCGCGCTGAGTGCCCGGCTGAAGAAGGCCGTGGACGTGCCGGTGATCGGCGTCGGCCGGATCCGGCCGGAGGTGGGCGACGACATGGTCGCCTTCGGCAAGGCGGACCTCATCGCGATGGGACGCCAGATGCTCGCCGATCCGGAGACGGCGAAGAAGCTCGTCGAGGGTCGGGAGGCGGACATCCGGCCCTGCATCAACTGCTACACCTGCGTCGCTCGTCCCTTCTTCGACGAACGGGTGCGCTGCGCGGTCAATCCCGTGCTGGCGAACGAGGTCGAGCTCGCTGACGTCGAACGGTCGACGGCGGCCGTCGCCAAGCGGGTCGTGATCGTCGGCGGTGGGCCGGCGGGCATGGAAGCGGCGCGGGTTGCGGCCCTGCGGGGTCACCACGTCACGCTGTTCGAGGCGTCGTCGCAGCTCGGCGGCGCGTTGCGGTTCGCGGCGCTCGTCTATGAGCCGAACCTGCGACTCCTGCGCTGGCTCACCCGGCAGATGGAGACGCTGCCGATCGATGTCCGGGTCGACACCGAGGCCACGCCGGACATGGTCGCCGCCCTGTCACCCGACGCCGTGATCGTGGCCACCGGCGCGGCGCGGCTGCGGTCGTCGGTCCCCGGTGCGACGCAGGACTTCGTCGTCGACGGTGATGATCTGCGGGCCATGCTCACCGGCAGCGGCGATGTCGCGGCGGCCATGAAGAAGCTGCCCCGGATGGGCCGCCTCGCGGCGACGGTCGGGCGTCGCCTCGGCCTGCTGAACGACCCCGAGCGTCTCGCGAAGCTGACCGAGCACTACATGCCGATCGGCACGCGCGTCGCGGTCATCGGTGGCGGGCTGGTGGGCATCGAGCTGGCCGAGTTCCTCGTCGACCGGGGTCGCACGGTCACGGTGCTCGAGGAGGAGTCGGTGCTGGCGACCGAGATGGCGCATCCCCGGAGGTGGCGGGTGCTCACCGACCTGCGCGACCACGGGGCCGAGCTGATCGGGGAGGCAACCGTCACCGGGATCGGCGACGGTGTCGTGCACTACATGATCGGTGACGACGAGGACGGTGCGGCGTCGTCCGTGGACGTCGACTCCGTGGTCATCGCCACGGGCCTCGTGGGCGACGAGACGGTCGCCAACCGGTTCCGCGCCGCGGGAATCGAGCCCGTCGTCATCGGTGACTGCACCGGGGTCGGCTATCTCGAGGGGGCCATGACCGACGGTTTCCACGCCGGCCACGCCCTCGGCTGA
- a CDS encoding NAD-dependent malic enzyme has product MQNAPTAAYSITLKISLDNVPGTLGRFAAAIGEAGGNIAAIPGFEAKGPTVVRAIDVHCRSEEHAEQVAAAVDALDGVSVLEWYDRTYKLHEGGKIEVLPLCSVGDADDLAMAYTPGVARVCMSIHDDESLAHQYTIKKNTVAIVSDGSAVLGLGNIGAKAAMPVMEGKALLFKEFAGVDGFPICLDTQDTEEIIETVIRIAPTFGGINLEDIAAPACFEIEARLKAALDIPVFHDDQHGTAVVALAALNNSLKLVDKKMGDISVVISGMGAAGVACGKILLDAGVGEVVGVDSTGAVYSGRDRLNEAKTWFAENTNKDRKAGTLQEMLVGADVFMGVSAPNLIDASDLRKMAKDPIVFAMANPDPEIRPEQADGLAAVMATGRSDFPNQINNVLAFPGIFRGALDANAHSVTENMKVAAATAIADCVSEDELDPAFVVPSVFDRSVAPAVASAVAVAAVADDVIRG; this is encoded by the coding sequence GTGCAGAACGCTCCGACCGCCGCCTATTCGATCACGCTCAAGATCTCGCTCGACAACGTGCCGGGCACGCTCGGGCGCTTCGCCGCCGCGATCGGCGAGGCCGGGGGCAACATCGCCGCCATTCCCGGGTTCGAGGCGAAGGGGCCCACGGTGGTGCGGGCGATCGACGTGCACTGCCGGTCGGAGGAACACGCCGAGCAGGTCGCTGCCGCGGTCGACGCGCTCGACGGGGTCAGCGTGCTCGAGTGGTACGACCGTACCTACAAGCTCCACGAGGGCGGCAAGATCGAGGTGCTGCCGCTCTGCTCGGTCGGCGACGCGGACGATCTTGCGATGGCCTACACACCCGGCGTGGCTCGCGTCTGCATGAGCATCCACGACGACGAGTCGCTCGCCCACCAGTACACGATCAAGAAGAACACGGTCGCGATCGTCAGCGACGGCAGTGCGGTGCTCGGGCTCGGCAACATCGGCGCGAAGGCGGCCATGCCGGTCATGGAGGGCAAGGCGCTCCTGTTCAAGGAGTTCGCGGGCGTGGATGGGTTCCCCATCTGCCTCGACACCCAGGACACCGAGGAGATCATCGAGACGGTGATCCGGATCGCCCCGACCTTCGGTGGCATCAACCTCGAGGACATCGCGGCGCCGGCCTGCTTCGAGATCGAGGCGCGGCTCAAGGCGGCCCTCGACATCCCCGTGTTCCACGACGACCAGCACGGCACCGCGGTGGTCGCGCTGGCCGCGCTGAACAACTCGCTGAAGCTGGTCGACAAGAAGATGGGCGACATCAGCGTCGTGATCTCCGGCATGGGCGCGGCCGGCGTGGCGTGCGGCAAGATCCTGCTCGACGCCGGTGTCGGCGAGGTCGTCGGCGTCGACAGCACGGGGGCCGTCTACTCCGGGCGCGACCGGCTCAACGAGGCCAAGACCTGGTTCGCCGAGAACACCAACAAGGACCGCAAGGCCGGCACTCTCCAGGAGATGCTCGTCGGCGCAGACGTGTTCATGGGCGTGAGCGCGCCGAACCTCATCGACGCCTCGGACCTGCGCAAGATGGCGAAGGATCCCATCGTGTTCGCCATGGCGAACCCGGATCCCGAGATCCGTCCGGAGCAGGCCGACGGTCTGGCCGCCGTGATGGCGACGGGTCGTTCGGACTTCCCGAACCAGATCAACAACGTCCTGGCCTTCCCCGGGATCTTCCGCGGCGCGCTCGACGCCAACGCCCACAGCGTCACCGAGAACATGAAGGTCGCGGCCGCCACCGCGATCGCCGACTGTGTGTCGGAGGACGAGCTCGACCCGGCCTTCGTGGTGCCGAGCGTGTTCGATCGTTCGGTCGCTCCGGCGGTCGCGTCGGCCGTCGCGGTGGCGGCGGTCGCCGACGACGTCATCCGCGGCTGA
- the pyrE gene encoding orotate phosphoribosyltransferase: MASDALVAHLRQHSVREGDFTLKSGRKSRWFIDSKQTACRPDGILAVADAALMVIPPEATAIGGLTMGADPVAFGIAAVAATRGRDLRSFSIRKEAKDHGVTGRLAGALQEGDKVVITEDTVSRGVSLLEAADVVRQLGADPILILAIVDRGGTCAAMAAEAGIPFSPLVTAMDLGFTYDD, translated from the coding sequence ATGGCATCTGACGCACTCGTCGCCCACCTCCGGCAACACTCGGTCCGCGAGGGTGACTTCACCCTGAAGTCCGGCCGGAAGAGCCGCTGGTTCATCGACTCGAAGCAGACCGCGTGTCGACCGGACGGAATCCTCGCGGTGGCCGATGCCGCATTGATGGTCATCCCGCCGGAGGCGACGGCGATCGGCGGGCTCACGATGGGCGCCGACCCCGTGGCGTTCGGGATCGCCGCGGTCGCGGCGACGCGCGGCCGGGATCTGCGGTCGTTCTCGATCCGCAAGGAGGCGAAGGACCACGGCGTCACCGGCCGGCTCGCCGGTGCCCTGCAGGAGGGGGACAAGGTCGTCATCACCGAGGACACCGTCAGCCGCGGTGTCTCCCTGCTCGAAGCCGCCGACGTCGTCCGCCAACTGGGTGCCGACCCGATCCTGATCCTCGCCATCGTCGACCGGGGCGGCACCTGCGCGGCCATGGCCGCCGAGGCCGGGATCCCCTTCTCCCCCCTCGTGACCGCCATGGACCTCGGCTTCACCTACGACGACTGA
- the purB gene encoding adenylosuccinate lyase, with translation MSDPMPNLLSERYASAAMNAIWSPDRKIVQERRLWLAVLRAQAQLGVDVPDGVIDDYERVIDQVDLASIAEREAITRHDVKARIEEFCALAGHEHIHRGMTSRDLTENVEQLQVREALELIRDRLVAVLARVGGLAATHADRVIVARTHNVSAQATTVGKRFADVAEEMMIGLERVEGLLERYPLRGIKGPVGTRLDQLDLLGDSSKVDALEQAVADHLGFSRVVDSVGQVYPRSLDLDVVSALVQAVSGPSSATITLRLMAGQELATEGFRPGQVGSTAMPHKMNARSAERVGALRTVLDGHLTMASSLAGRQWNEGDVSCSAVRRIMLPDAFLATDGLLQTAMVVFEELGVFPAVIDAELARDLPFLATTRVLTAAVDAGLGREEAHELVKEHAVAAALARREAGDAASLVDRLADDERIPLDRAAIDALLADPASFTGTAIDQVRRVVARVDKIVAQHPEAAAAGSEVRV, from the coding sequence GTGAGCGATCCCATGCCCAACCTCCTCTCGGAGCGCTACGCGAGCGCGGCGATGAACGCGATCTGGTCGCCGGATCGCAAGATCGTGCAGGAGCGGCGCCTGTGGTTGGCGGTGTTGCGGGCGCAGGCCCAACTGGGCGTCGACGTGCCGGACGGGGTCATCGACGACTACGAGCGGGTCATCGATCAGGTCGATCTCGCCTCGATCGCCGAACGGGAGGCGATCACCCGCCACGACGTGAAAGCCCGCATCGAGGAGTTCTGTGCGCTGGCCGGCCACGAGCACATCCACCGGGGGATGACCTCGCGCGATCTCACGGAGAACGTCGAGCAGCTCCAGGTGCGCGAGGCGCTCGAGTTGATCCGGGACCGGCTCGTCGCCGTTCTGGCCCGGGTCGGCGGCCTCGCCGCGACCCACGCCGATCGCGTGATCGTCGCCCGCACCCACAATGTGTCGGCCCAGGCGACGACGGTGGGGAAGCGGTTCGCCGACGTGGCCGAGGAGATGATGATCGGCCTCGAACGAGTGGAGGGGCTCCTCGAGCGTTATCCGCTCCGCGGGATCAAGGGCCCGGTGGGGACCCGCCTCGACCAGCTCGATCTGCTCGGCGACTCGTCGAAGGTGGATGCGCTGGAGCAGGCCGTCGCCGACCATCTCGGGTTCAGCCGGGTGGTCGACAGTGTCGGCCAGGTCTACCCACGGTCGCTCGATCTCGACGTCGTGTCCGCCCTCGTGCAGGCCGTCTCCGGTCCGTCGAGTGCCACCATCACGCTCCGACTGATGGCCGGTCAGGAGCTCGCCACCGAAGGGTTCCGGCCCGGCCAGGTCGGGTCGACGGCCATGCCCCACAAGATGAACGCCCGCAGCGCGGAACGCGTCGGCGCTCTGCGGACCGTGCTCGATGGTCACCTCACCATGGCCTCGAGCCTCGCCGGCCGGCAGTGGAACGAGGGTGACGTCAGCTGCTCGGCCGTACGCCGGATCATGCTGCCCGATGCCTTCCTCGCGACGGACGGCCTCCTCCAGACCGCGATGGTGGTCTTCGAGGAGCTCGGTGTGTTCCCCGCGGTGATCGATGCCGAGCTCGCCCGGGACCTGCCGTTCCTCGCGACCACCCGGGTCCTGACCGCCGCGGTGGACGCCGGCCTCGGACGGGAGGAAGCCCACGAGCTGGTGAAGGAGCACGCGGTCGCCGCGGCCCTCGCCCGCCGCGAGGCCGGCGACGCGGCGTCGCTGGTCGATCGGTTGGCCGACGACGAACGGATTCCGCTCGATCGGGCCGCCATCGATGCGCTGCTCGCCGATCCGGCGTCGTTCACCGGCACGGCCATCGACCAGGTGCGCCGGGTGGTGGCCCGGGTCGACAAGATCGTGGCGCAGCACCCCGAGGCGGCCGCCGCCGGCTCCGAGGTGCGGGTCTGA
- a CDS encoding adenylosuccinate synthase gives MPATVVVGTQWGDEGKGKFTDLVAKEMEMVVRYQGGHNAGHTLVVDGETFALQLVPSGILYDHITPVIGNGVVVDPRVLLAEMDTLEAKGVDCSALKVSGNAHLIMPYHQELDSLHERHLGDGKLGTTKRGIGPAYADKAMRLGLRVQDLQDPKIFRQKLDVVLGHTNQVLTKVFNRLPVDADEIASQYLDECAPRVIPHIADAIALVHNALETGQGVLLEGAQATFLDLDHGTYPFVTSSNPVAGGACTGAGVGPRDIDRIIGIAKAYITRVGSGPFPTELFDDIGDHLVDVGHEYGTNTGRRRRPGWFDAVMMRQAVRVNSLSEIALTKLDVLDALDTLQVCVAYDVHGTRVEQMPYHQSELHAATPIYEELPGWQTDISGVTSPDDLPANAADYIAFLEAQVGVPIRLVGVGPGREQFLDRVA, from the coding sequence GTGCCCGCGACCGTCGTCGTCGGTACTCAGTGGGGTGACGAAGGCAAGGGGAAGTTCACCGACCTCGTCGCCAAAGAGATGGAGATGGTCGTCCGCTACCAGGGCGGCCACAACGCGGGCCACACGCTCGTGGTCGACGGTGAGACCTTCGCCCTCCAGCTCGTACCGAGTGGAATCCTCTACGACCACATCACCCCGGTGATCGGCAACGGGGTGGTCGTCGATCCTCGTGTGCTGCTCGCGGAGATGGACACGCTCGAGGCCAAGGGCGTCGACTGCAGCGCTCTCAAGGTGTCCGGCAACGCCCACCTGATCATGCCGTACCACCAGGAGCTCGACTCGCTCCACGAGCGCCATCTCGGCGACGGCAAGCTCGGCACCACCAAGCGCGGCATCGGCCCGGCCTATGCCGACAAGGCGATGCGGCTCGGGCTCCGCGTCCAGGATCTCCAGGACCCGAAGATCTTCCGTCAGAAGCTCGATGTCGTCCTCGGCCACACCAACCAGGTGCTGACCAAGGTGTTCAACCGGCTCCCGGTCGATGCCGACGAGATCGCGTCGCAGTATCTCGACGAGTGCGCCCCTCGGGTCATCCCGCACATCGCCGACGCGATCGCGCTGGTCCACAATGCCCTCGAGACCGGACAGGGCGTCCTGCTCGAAGGCGCGCAGGCAACCTTCCTCGATCTCGATCACGGCACGTATCCGTTCGTGACCTCGTCCAACCCGGTCGCCGGCGGCGCGTGCACCGGTGCGGGTGTCGGGCCGCGTGACATCGATCGGATCATCGGGATCGCCAAGGCCTACATCACCCGGGTGGGGTCCGGCCCGTTCCCGACGGAGCTCTTCGACGACATCGGCGATCATCTCGTCGATGTCGGCCACGAGTACGGCACCAACACCGGGCGGCGCCGCCGCCCCGGTTGGTTCGACGCGGTGATGATGCGCCAGGCCGTGCGGGTCAACTCACTGTCGGAGATCGCGTTGACGAAGCTGGACGTGCTCGATGCGCTCGACACGTTGCAGGTGTGCGTCGCCTACGACGTGCACGGCACCCGCGTCGAGCAGATGCCGTACCACCAGAGTGAACTGCACGCGGCCACGCCGATCTACGAGGAGCTGCCGGGGTGGCAGACCGACATCTCCGGCGTCACGAGTCCCGACGACCTCCCGGCGAACGCGGCGGACTACATCGCTTTCCTCGAAGCGCAGGTCGGCGTGCCGATCCGCCTGGTCGGCGTCGGCCCCGGTCGCGAGCAGTTCCTCGACCGGGTGGCGTGA